The Bradyrhizobium sp. WBAH42 genome includes a window with the following:
- a CDS encoding tetratricopeptide repeat protein — translation MTTPAGPRLSFGPFTVAPHERLVTRDGVAVPLGAKAFDALIALMSRPNEVVSKWDLMALVWPGITVEEANLRFHIAALRKALGDGKDGARYIATLSGRGYCFVAPISQTELPAARRSPPSMELPPVKLPNRLQRMVGRDQAVAAISDKLLTSRFVAIVGPGGVGKTAVAVAIAHELLATFSDAAHFVDLAALSDPDLVITSILLMLGLPAETDDPLPALLAHLRDKRMLLILDNCEHVIAAAAPLASAIFHAAPDVHILATSREALRVEGEQVYRLAPLAVPPDSAGLTAAAAQTYPALQLFLERATAGGAQITLDDTNAATIARICRNLDGMALAIELAAGRVEAYGLQQTAALLDERLNLLWQGQRTAPPRQKTLRATLDWSYGLLSDIERLVLRRLAVFVGHFTIDAALEVVPDERADRSRLFDAIDSLVAKSMVAPRPIGAMMRYRLLDTTRAYLLEIEPNDAALAARHATYYRRWLEQAGSTWAATPNADERAIHFSALHNVRAALDWSFGAGGDANAGIALAAAAAPIFLAMSLLVECRRWSERALRAMTPSARGSAAEMHIQAALGLTLMFTRGGSEAARVALSRSLAIAEARGDAPNQLQLLGRMHIFHERMGQFDAALGYAQQSLAVAQPLGDPGSIVLAHSLLGVSLHLAGKHRDALRMLEVAWQGPGAERISTIHGFDHRNRAGITLARELWLQGRPADARQLAEQTVTEAAQMEHPITLCIALIWAVSMSLWDGDLDGAEQRIDQFIAHAESRSMGPYLLVGRGVKGELAIRRGDAAHGVETIEACLCELHEAGYELLTTTFNIALVQGLLALGQIEQSARLIDDAIRLVAQSGDHLYMPELLRMKAKVLLHLPEPRAEQPEVHLMQALDLCRRQGATAWELRAAIDLAGLFAERGQRDEAKRWLQSALEGFAEGSETADIRAANLLLTTL, via the coding sequence ATGACCACGCCGGCCGGGCCAAGGCTCTCGTTCGGACCATTCACCGTAGCGCCACATGAAAGGCTCGTGACGCGCGACGGCGTCGCGGTGCCGCTGGGCGCGAAGGCCTTCGACGCGCTGATCGCGCTGATGTCGCGGCCGAACGAGGTCGTCAGCAAATGGGATCTGATGGCCCTGGTGTGGCCCGGCATCACCGTCGAAGAGGCCAATCTGCGCTTTCACATCGCCGCTCTGCGCAAGGCGCTCGGCGACGGCAAGGACGGCGCGCGATACATCGCCACGCTTTCCGGGCGCGGCTATTGCTTCGTGGCGCCGATCTCCCAGACGGAGCTTCCGGCAGCGCGGCGCTCGCCCCCGTCCATGGAATTGCCGCCGGTCAAGCTGCCGAACCGGCTGCAGCGGATGGTCGGACGCGACCAGGCGGTCGCCGCCATCTCCGACAAGCTTCTCACCTCCCGCTTCGTCGCGATCGTCGGTCCGGGCGGCGTCGGCAAGACTGCCGTCGCGGTCGCGATCGCCCACGAGCTGCTCGCGACGTTCTCCGACGCCGCGCATTTCGTCGACCTTGCCGCGCTCAGCGATCCCGATCTCGTGATCACCTCGATCCTGCTGATGCTCGGCTTGCCGGCCGAGACCGACGACCCCCTGCCCGCGCTGCTCGCGCATCTCCGGGACAAGCGGATGCTGCTCATCCTCGACAATTGCGAGCATGTCATCGCCGCGGCGGCACCGCTGGCTTCGGCGATCTTCCACGCTGCGCCGGATGTCCACATTCTCGCCACCAGCCGCGAAGCCCTGCGCGTCGAGGGCGAGCAGGTCTATCGATTGGCGCCGCTCGCCGTTCCGCCTGACAGTGCCGGGCTGACCGCGGCGGCTGCGCAGACCTATCCCGCACTTCAGCTCTTCCTCGAACGTGCCACGGCCGGCGGCGCGCAGATCACGCTGGACGATACCAACGCCGCGACTATCGCGAGGATTTGCCGCAATCTTGACGGCATGGCCCTGGCGATCGAACTCGCCGCCGGCCGCGTCGAAGCTTACGGCCTGCAGCAGACGGCCGCGCTGCTCGACGAGCGTCTCAATCTGCTCTGGCAGGGCCAGCGCACCGCGCCGCCGCGGCAGAAGACGTTGCGGGCGACGCTGGACTGGAGCTATGGGCTGCTGTCCGACATCGAGCGCCTCGTGCTGCGGAGGCTGGCGGTCTTCGTGGGTCACTTCACCATCGACGCGGCCCTCGAGGTCGTCCCGGATGAACGTGCCGACCGCTCCCGCTTGTTCGATGCCATCGACAGTCTCGTCGCCAAATCGATGGTCGCGCCGCGGCCGATCGGCGCCATGATGCGCTACCGTCTGCTCGATACCACCCGCGCCTATCTGCTCGAGATCGAGCCGAACGACGCCGCGCTCGCCGCCCGCCACGCGACCTACTACCGGCGATGGCTGGAGCAGGCCGGCAGCACATGGGCGGCAACACCGAACGCCGACGAACGGGCGATCCACTTCTCCGCGCTCCACAACGTGCGTGCCGCGCTGGACTGGAGTTTTGGCGCGGGCGGCGACGCCAATGCCGGCATTGCGCTCGCCGCCGCGGCAGCACCGATCTTCCTCGCGATGTCGCTCTTGGTCGAATGCCGGCGCTGGTCGGAACGGGCACTGCGTGCGATGACCCCGTCCGCGCGTGGCAGCGCCGCTGAAATGCACATCCAGGCCGCCCTCGGACTGACCCTGATGTTCACGCGCGGCGGCAGCGAGGCGGCGCGCGTGGCCTTGAGCCGGAGCCTTGCGATCGCCGAGGCGCGCGGCGACGCGCCGAACCAGCTCCAGCTGCTCGGCCGCATGCATATCTTCCACGAACGGATGGGGCAGTTCGACGCCGCGCTTGGCTATGCGCAGCAGAGCCTTGCGGTCGCGCAGCCGCTCGGCGATCCCGGCTCGATCGTCCTCGCCCATTCGCTGCTCGGGGTCTCGCTTCATCTGGCCGGCAAGCACCGCGACGCGCTGAGGATGCTGGAGGTCGCATGGCAAGGGCCGGGCGCGGAACGAATCAGCACCATCCATGGCTTCGACCATCGCAACCGGGCCGGCATCACGCTGGCGCGCGAACTCTGGTTGCAGGGCCGGCCCGCGGACGCGCGGCAGCTGGCGGAACAGACGGTGACTGAAGCCGCGCAGATGGAGCATCCGATCACGCTCTGCATCGCGCTGATCTGGGCGGTCTCGATGTCGCTTTGGGACGGTGATCTCGACGGCGCGGAACAGCGCATCGACCAGTTCATCGCGCATGCCGAATCTCGATCGATGGGTCCCTATCTCCTGGTGGGCCGCGGCGTGAAAGGCGAACTGGCGATCCGGCGGGGAGACGCCGCACATGGCGTCGAGACGATCGAGGCTTGCCTATGCGAGCTCCACGAGGCCGGCTACGAATTGCTCACCACCACCTTCAACATCGCGCTGGTTCAAGGCTTGCTGGCGCTTGGACAGATCGAGCAGAGCGCGCGCCTGATCGACGATGCGATCCGCCTCGTCGCTCAGAGCGGCGATCATCTCTACATGCCTGAATTGCTGCGGATGAAGGCCAAGGTCCTGTTGCACCTGCCAGAGCCGAGAGCCGAGCAACCAGAGGTTCACTTGATGCAAGCGCTGGATCTGTGTCGCCGCCAAGGCGCCACAGCGTGGGAGCTGCGCGCCGCGATCGATCTCGCCGGGCTGTTTGCTGAACGCGGGCAGCGCGACGAGGCGAAGCGATGGCTCCAATCGGCGCTCGAGGGCTTTGCCGAGGGCTCCGAGACGGCGGATATCAGAGCGGCCAACCTGCTTCTGACCACGCTGTAG
- a CDS encoding organic hydroperoxide resistance protein, producing the protein MTETAKLLYTARTHTNGGRHDGMSRSSDGRLDVKLSPPGGAGIGTNPEQLFAAGWSACFEGAMELAARKRKVMLPRKSAIDAEIDLVLDEGAYSLRARLNVSLPGLDPEIARGILDEAHQTCPYSKAVRGNIDVTIALI; encoded by the coding sequence ATGACAGAAACGGCAAAACTGCTCTACACGGCCCGGACGCACACCAACGGCGGCCGCCACGACGGCATGTCGCGCAGTTCCGACGGTCGCCTCGACGTCAAGCTGTCGCCGCCGGGCGGGGCCGGCATCGGCACCAATCCCGAGCAGTTGTTTGCGGCCGGCTGGTCGGCCTGCTTCGAAGGCGCGATGGAACTCGCCGCGCGCAAGCGGAAGGTGATGCTTCCCAGGAAAAGCGCGATCGATGCGGAGATCGATCTCGTGCTCGACGAGGGCGCCTACTCGCTGAGGGCGCGCCTCAATGTCAGCCTGCCGGGGCTCGACCCCGAGATCGCACGCGGCATCCTCGATGAAGCGCATCAAACCTGCCCCTACTCCAAGGCCGTCCGCGGCAACATCGACGTCACGATCGCGCTGATCTGA
- a CDS encoding alpha/beta fold hydrolase, with product MKQIIDQHRRQFLGIATGAAAVGLGMVAFARAETEPQRTSASNTSFGAIKQIDAGVLNVGYAEVGPSNGPVAILLHGWPYDIHAFIDVAPLLAKAGYRVIIPYLRGYGATHFLSSETPRNGEPVAMAADIIALMDKLEIKKAVVAGFDWGARTADIIAALWPERCRALVSVSGYLISSQAAGSAPLPPQAELQWWYQFYFATERGRAGYEKYTHDFAKLIWKLASPQWKFDDATFNRSAAALDNGDHVAITIHNYRWRLGLAQGEAKYEHLEKKLAAAPQIEVPTITMEGDANGAPHPDPSAYAKKFSGRYEFRLITGGVGHNLPQEAPQAFAKAVIDADDA from the coding sequence ATGAAGCAGATCATCGATCAGCACCGCCGCCAGTTTCTCGGCATTGCCACGGGAGCCGCCGCCGTCGGTCTCGGCATGGTCGCGTTCGCTCGTGCCGAGACGGAACCGCAGCGAACCTCCGCATCGAATACATCCTTCGGCGCGATCAAGCAGATCGATGCCGGCGTTCTCAACGTCGGCTATGCCGAGGTGGGGCCCTCGAACGGTCCGGTGGCGATCCTGCTGCACGGCTGGCCCTACGACATTCACGCCTTCATCGACGTCGCGCCGCTCCTGGCCAAGGCCGGCTATCGCGTGATCATCCCATACTTGCGTGGCTACGGCGCGACGCACTTCCTCTCCAGCGAAACGCCGCGCAACGGCGAGCCTGTGGCCATGGCCGCGGACATCATCGCGCTGATGGACAAGCTCGAGATCAAGAAGGCCGTGGTCGCCGGCTTCGACTGGGGTGCGCGCACCGCCGACATTATCGCCGCGCTGTGGCCGGAGCGTTGCCGCGCGCTGGTATCGGTCAGTGGCTATCTGATCTCCAGCCAGGCTGCCGGCAGCGCGCCGTTGCCGCCGCAGGCGGAGCTGCAATGGTGGTACCAGTTCTACTTCGCGACCGAGCGCGGCCGCGCCGGATACGAGAAGTACACGCACGATTTCGCCAAGCTGATCTGGAAGCTCGCCTCGCCGCAGTGGAAGTTCGACGACGCCACCTTCAACAGGAGCGCGGCGGCGCTCGACAACGGGGATCATGTCGCGATCACCATCCACAATTACCGCTGGCGGCTCGGGCTCGCCCAGGGCGAGGCGAAATACGAGCACCTCGAAAAGAAGCTGGCCGCAGCTCCGCAGATCGAGGTGCCGACGATCACGATGGAGGGCGATGCCAACGGCGCGCCCCATCCCGACCCCAGCGCCTATGCCAAGAAGTTCTCAGGCCGATACGAGTTTCGCCTGATCACCGGCGGCGTCGGCCACAATCTGCCGCAGGAAGCACCACAAGCCTTCGCCAAGGCCGTCATCGACGCCGACGACGCCTGA
- a CDS encoding cytochrome P460 family protein — MPSIEAEKKERSYVTAITLAVLLLVVLLTCVPYLVSIALAEGPPQNTADASPIFGVTIPPGYKQWELIAPAEEAAPLDELRAVVGNQTAIDAYQASKLPFPDGTILVKRAWKRKQSPEFASATIPGAATTVQVMVKDSKKYAATGGWGFGRFIDGKPVDEAQHRTCWGCHEARARSRDYVFTRLAP; from the coding sequence ATGCCATCTATCGAAGCTGAAAAGAAAGAGCGCTCCTACGTCACGGCGATCACGCTGGCCGTGCTCCTCCTGGTCGTTCTCCTGACTTGCGTGCCGTATCTGGTCTCGATCGCTCTTGCCGAGGGGCCTCCGCAAAATACCGCGGACGCCTCGCCGATCTTCGGCGTCACCATTCCGCCCGGCTACAAGCAATGGGAGCTGATCGCTCCGGCAGAGGAGGCCGCCCCGCTCGACGAACTTCGCGCTGTCGTGGGCAACCAGACCGCCATCGACGCCTATCAAGCCAGCAAGCTCCCATTCCCGGACGGCACCATCCTGGTCAAGCGCGCCTGGAAGCGCAAACAGTCGCCGGAGTTTGCGTCCGCGACGATTCCCGGGGCCGCCACAACGGTCCAGGTGATGGTCAAGGATTCCAAGAAATATGCCGCAACGGGCGGCTGGGGCTTTGGCCGCTTCATCGACGGCAAACCGGTCGACGAGGCTCAGCACCGCACGTGCTGGGGCTGTCACGAAGCCCGCGCGAGGAGCCGCGACTACGTCTTCACGCGGCTTGCGCCCTGA
- a CDS encoding PAS domain-containing hybrid sensor histidine kinase/response regulator, which yields MLHDWGVIAAAFGYIGFLFLVASHGDRRSPAGRGRASGLIYPLSLAIYCTSWTFFGSVGFATRTSTDFLAIYVGPILMIGLGAGVLRRVIQLAKAHNITSIADFIGARYGKSQAVAATVAAIAIIGSVPYIALQLKAVASSLGTILSEDQAFSHIPILGDMALMVTLAMAAFAVLFGTRQTDATEHQHGLMLAVATESIVKLVAFLAAGIFVTFWMFSPHELIERAMRTPEAVRAINYSPSIGNFLTMTLLSLCAIMLLPRQFHVSVVENSSDAEVGRARWLFPLYLVAINLFVIPIALAGLVTFPFGAADPDMYVLALPIEGDADLLSVAVFVGGLSAATAMVIVECVALSIMVSNDLVVPLVLKRRPEGRAGGADFSNFLLRSRRLAIFAIMVMAYFYYRALGNTQLAAIGLLSFAAIAQLAPSFFGGLLWRRATARGAIGGMLVGFAVWLYTLFMPSFMDSSTSGILLLQHGPFGIEALRPQALFGADLPPLMHGVIWSLSLNILTYVLLSLARRPSSIELLQADLFVPNTLAPISPSFRRWRTTVTVQDIQTTVAQYLGPDRARQSFEAFSARRNVRLEPGAPADFELLQHAEHLIASSIGAASSRLVMSLLLRKRTVSAKAALKLLDDSHAALHFNREILQTALNHVRQGIAVFDADLQLICSNRQFGDLLNVPLHLIQFGTPLHEILEFIGLGDPNDPLEREALLKRRLAAYTTDSEPYLERLPERHMVIEVLTNRMPGGGFVITFTDVTPTFEAAEALERANATLEKRVRDRTEELTRLNSELALAKSAAEDASISKTRFLAAASHDILQPLNAARLYVTSLVERQHNGEETRLVENIDESLQAIEEILGALLDISRLDAGAMTTSISSFKMADLMRSLEIEFAPIARAKGLELAFVPCSLPVQSDRLLLRRLLQNLISNAIKYTPRGRVLVGCRRRGASLKICVYDTGVGIPPVKRGEIFKEFHRLEQGARIARGLGLGLSIVERLARVLNHGIAIEANAGGGSVFSVTVPTAKAITHTAAVTSATPLARTPISGALIVCIENDAAILDGMRTLLKAWDAEVIAVADPEGAIAAIETAGRRVTGLLVDYHLDRGNGIAAIREIRRRFGDGIPAILITADRSPAVQVAARDEKIAVLNKPVKPASLRALLGQWRTQQMVAAE from the coding sequence ATGCTGCACGATTGGGGCGTGATCGCCGCCGCCTTCGGCTATATCGGCTTCCTGTTCCTGGTGGCGAGTCACGGCGATCGCCGCTCGCCGGCCGGGCGCGGCCGCGCCTCCGGGCTGATCTACCCGCTCTCGCTGGCGATCTACTGCACGTCCTGGACCTTCTTCGGCTCGGTCGGCTTCGCCACCCGCACCTCGACCGACTTCCTCGCGATCTATGTCGGTCCGATCCTGATGATCGGGCTAGGAGCCGGCGTGCTCCGCCGCGTCATCCAGCTCGCCAAGGCCCACAACATCACCTCGATCGCCGACTTCATCGGTGCCCGCTACGGCAAGAGCCAGGCGGTGGCGGCGACCGTCGCCGCAATCGCGATCATCGGCTCGGTGCCCTATATCGCGCTCCAGCTCAAGGCGGTGGCCTCCTCGCTGGGCACGATCCTGAGCGAAGACCAGGCCTTCTCGCACATCCCGATCCTCGGCGACATGGCGCTGATGGTGACGCTGGCGATGGCGGCCTTCGCGGTGCTGTTCGGCACGCGGCAGACCGACGCGACCGAGCACCAGCACGGCCTGATGCTGGCGGTGGCGACCGAATCCATCGTCAAGCTGGTCGCCTTTCTAGCCGCCGGCATTTTCGTCACCTTCTGGATGTTCTCGCCGCATGAACTGATCGAGCGTGCGATGAGGACGCCGGAAGCGGTGCGCGCCATCAACTATTCCCCGTCGATCGGCAACTTCCTGACCATGACGTTGCTGTCGTTGTGCGCGATCATGCTGCTGCCGCGCCAGTTTCACGTCAGCGTGGTGGAGAATTCCAGCGATGCCGAGGTCGGCCGCGCGCGCTGGCTGTTCCCGCTCTACCTCGTTGCCATCAACCTGTTCGTGATCCCGATCGCGCTCGCCGGCCTCGTGACCTTCCCGTTCGGCGCGGCCGACCCTGACATGTACGTGCTTGCCCTGCCGATCGAGGGCGACGCGGACCTGCTCAGCGTCGCCGTCTTCGTCGGCGGACTGTCGGCGGCGACCGCCATGGTGATCGTCGAATGCGTTGCGCTCTCCATCATGGTCTCGAACGACCTCGTGGTGCCCCTGGTGCTGAAACGTCGGCCGGAGGGGCGCGCCGGCGGAGCCGATTTCAGCAACTTCCTGCTGCGCTCGCGCCGGCTCGCGATCTTCGCCATCATGGTGATGGCCTATTTCTACTATCGCGCGCTCGGCAACACCCAGCTCGCGGCGATCGGCCTGCTCTCCTTTGCCGCCATTGCCCAGCTTGCCCCGAGCTTCTTCGGCGGGCTGCTCTGGCGGCGCGCGACCGCGCGCGGGGCGATCGGCGGCATGCTGGTCGGCTTTGCGGTGTGGCTCTACACGCTGTTCATGCCGAGCTTCATGGATTCCTCGACATCAGGCATCCTGCTGCTGCAGCACGGCCCGTTCGGGATCGAGGCGCTGCGGCCGCAGGCACTGTTCGGCGCCGACCTGCCGCCCCTCATGCACGGCGTGATCTGGTCGCTGTCGCTCAACATCCTGACCTATGTGCTGCTGTCGCTGGCGCGCCGGCCGTCCTCCATCGAGCTGCTGCAGGCCGATCTGTTCGTGCCCAACACGCTCGCACCGATCTCGCCGAGCTTCCGCCGCTGGCGCACCACGGTCACCGTGCAGGACATCCAGACCACGGTGGCGCAATATCTCGGGCCCGACCGCGCGCGGCAATCCTTCGAGGCCTTCTCGGCCCGGCGCAACGTGCGGCTGGAGCCCGGTGCGCCCGCCGATTTCGAGCTGCTGCAACACGCCGAGCACCTGATTGCCTCCTCGATCGGCGCGGCTTCCTCCCGCCTCGTGATGTCGCTGCTGTTGCGCAAGCGAACGGTCTCCGCCAAGGCCGCACTGAAGCTGCTCGACGATTCCCACGCGGCGCTGCATTTCAACCGCGAGATCCTGCAGACCGCGCTCAACCATGTGCGCCAGGGCATTGCGGTGTTCGACGCCGATCTGCAACTGATCTGCTCCAACCGGCAGTTCGGCGATCTCCTCAATGTGCCACTGCATCTGATCCAGTTCGGCACGCCCTTGCACGAGATCCTGGAATTCATCGGCCTCGGCGATCCGAACGATCCGCTCGAGCGCGAGGCCCTGCTGAAGCGGCGCCTTGCCGCCTACACCACCGACAGCGAGCCTTATCTCGAGCGCCTGCCGGAGCGGCACATGGTGATCGAAGTGCTCACCAACCGCATGCCCGGCGGCGGCTTCGTCATCACCTTCACCGACGTCACGCCCACCTTCGAAGCCGCGGAAGCGCTGGAGCGCGCCAATGCGACGCTGGAAAAGCGCGTGCGCGACCGCACCGAAGAGCTGACGCGGCTGAACTCCGAATTGGCTCTCGCCAAGAGCGCGGCGGAGGACGCCAGCATCTCCAAGACGCGTTTCCTCGCCGCCGCCAGCCACGACATCCTGCAGCCGCTGAACGCGGCGCGGCTCTACGTCACGAGCCTCGTCGAGCGCCAGCACAATGGCGAAGAGACGCGGCTGGTCGAGAACATCGACGAATCGCTGCAGGCGATCGAGGAAATCCTCGGCGCGCTGCTCGACATCTCCAGGCTCGATGCCGGTGCGATGACGACCTCGATCTCGAGCTTCAAGATGGCCGATCTGATGCGCTCGCTGGAAATCGAGTTCGCGCCGATCGCGCGCGCCAAGGGCCTGGAACTCGCCTTCGTGCCCTGCTCGCTGCCGGTGCAGTCGGACCGCCTGCTGCTGCGGCGGCTGCTGCAGAACCTGATCTCGAACGCGATCAAATACACCCCGCGCGGCCGCGTGCTGGTCGGCTGCCGCCGCCGCGGCGCCTCGCTCAAGATCTGCGTCTACGACACCGGCGTCGGCATCCCCCCGGTCAAGCGCGGCGAGATTTTCAAGGAATTCCATCGCCTGGAGCAGGGCGCGCGGATCGCGCGCGGTCTCGGCCTCGGGCTCTCGATCGTGGAACGGTTGGCACGCGTGCTCAATCACGGCATCGCCATCGAGGCCAATGCCGGTGGCGGCTCGGTATTCTCCGTGACGGTGCCGACGGCGAAGGCGATCACCCACACCGCGGCCGTGACCAGCGCGACGCCGCTGGCGCGCACGCCGATCTCGGGCGCGCTGATCGTCTGCATCGAGAACGATGCGGCGATCCTCGACGGCATGCGCACGCTGCTCAAGGCCTGGGACGCCGAGGTGATCGCGGTCGCCGATCCCGAAGGGGCGATCGCCGCCATCGAAACCGCCGGACGGCGCGTCACCGGCCTCCTGGTCGACTATCACCTCGATCGCGGCAACGGCATCGCCGCCATCCGCGAGATCCGCCGCCGCTTCGGCGACGGCATCCCCGCGATCCTGATCACCGCCGATCGCAGCCCCGCCGTGCAGGTCGCCGCGCGCGACGAGAAGATCGCGGTGCTCAACAAGCCGGTGAAGCCGGCTTCGCTGCGTGCTCTCCTTGGGCAGTGGCGCACGCAGCAGATGGTGGCGGCGGAGTGA
- the hemA gene encoding 5-aminolevulinate synthase — translation MDYAQFFDTALDRLHTERRYRVFADLERTAGRFPHAVWHSPKGKRDVVIWCSNDYLGMGQHPKVVGAMVETATRVGTGAGGTRNIAGTHHPLVQLEAELADLHGKEAALLFTSGYVSNQTGIPTIAKLIPNCLILSDELNHNSMIEGIRQSGCERIVFRHNDVAHLEELLKAAGPDRPKLIVCESLYSMDGDVAPLARICDLAEKYGAMTYVDEVHAVGMYGPRGGGIAERDGVMHRIDILEGTLAKAFGCLGGYIAANGQIIDAVRSYAPGFIFTTALPPAVCSAATAAIRHLKTSSWERERHQDRAARVKAILNAAGLPVMSSDTHIVPLFVGDPEKCKQASDLLLEEHGIYIQPINYPTVAKGTERLRITPSPYHDDGLIDQLAEALLQVWDRLGLPLRAKSLAAE, via the coding sequence CCGAGCGGCGTTATCGCGTGTTCGCCGACCTCGAACGCACGGCCGGCCGGTTCCCGCACGCGGTCTGGCACTCGCCCAAGGGCAAGCGCGACGTCGTGATCTGGTGCTCCAACGACTATCTCGGCATGGGCCAGCATCCGAAGGTGGTCGGCGCCATGGTCGAGACCGCGACGCGGGTCGGCACCGGCGCCGGCGGCACCCGCAACATCGCCGGCACGCATCATCCGCTGGTGCAGCTCGAAGCCGAGCTCGCCGATCTCCACGGCAAGGAAGCCGCGCTGCTGTTCACCTCGGGCTATGTCTCGAACCAGACCGGCATCCCGACCATCGCAAAGCTCATTCCGAACTGCCTCATCCTGTCGGACGAGCTCAACCACAATTCGATGATCGAGGGCATCCGCCAGTCCGGCTGCGAGCGGATCGTGTTCCGCCACAACGACGTTGCGCATCTCGAAGAACTGTTGAAAGCGGCCGGCCCCGATCGGCCGAAGCTGATCGTCTGCGAGAGCCTCTATTCCATGGACGGCGATGTCGCGCCGCTCGCCAGGATCTGCGATCTCGCCGAGAAGTATGGCGCGATGACCTATGTCGACGAAGTCCACGCCGTCGGCATGTACGGCCCGCGCGGCGGCGGCATCGCCGAGCGCGACGGCGTGATGCATCGCATCGACATTCTCGAGGGCACGCTGGCCAAGGCGTTCGGCTGTCTCGGCGGCTACATCGCCGCCAACGGCCAGATCATCGACGCCGTGCGCTCCTATGCGCCGGGCTTCATCTTCACCACCGCGCTGCCGCCGGCGGTCTGCTCGGCCGCGACCGCCGCGATCAGGCACCTGAAGACGTCGAGCTGGGAGCGCGAGCGTCACCAGGACCGCGCCGCCCGCGTCAAGGCGATCCTCAATGCCGCCGGCCTGCCGGTGATGTCGAGCGACACCCACATCGTACCGCTGTTCGTCGGCGATCCCGAGAAGTGCAAGCAGGCCTCCGACCTGCTGCTGGAAGAGCACGGGATCTACATCCAGCCGATCAACTATCCGACCGTCGCCAAGGGCACCGAGCGCCTGCGCATCACGCCCTCGCCCTATCATGACGACGGCCTGATCGATCAGCTCGCCGAAGCGCTGTTGCAAGTGTGGGACCGCCTCGGCCTGCCGCTGCGCGCCAAGTCGCTGGCAGCGGAATAG